The following are encoded in a window of Lagenorhynchus albirostris chromosome 3, mLagAlb1.1, whole genome shotgun sequence genomic DNA:
- the LOC132518671 gene encoding intraflagellar transport protein 20 homolog, which yields MAKDILGEAGPHFDELNKLRVLNPEVTQQIIELKEECKDFVDKIGQFHKIIGGLIELVDQLAKAAENERMKAIGAQNLLKSTAKQREKKKKKNKHREKPNSSNSRH from the coding sequence ATGGCCAAGGACATCCTCGGTGAAGCAGGGCCGCACTTTGATGAGCTGAACAAGCTGCGGGTGTTGAACCCAGAGGTTACCCAGCAGATCATAGAGCTCAAGGAAGAGTGCAAGGACTTTGTGGACAAAATTGGccaatttcataaaataattggTGGTTTAATTGAGCTTGTTGACCAACTTGCAAAAGCAGCAGAAAATGAGAGGATGAAGGCCATTGGTGCTCAGAACTTGCTCAAATCTACagcaaaacagagagagaaaaaaaaaaaaaaaaacaaacacagagagaagCCCAACAGCAGCAACTCCAGGCACTAa